CCACGAGGACCATTCCGGCACCGCGGGAGGTCCCTTCGCACTTCTGGTACTCGATCTCGATGGGATACTCGGGCTCGAAGACCCTCCTGCAGGCATCCATCATGTCCTGGCCGATGCGGTCGGACAGGTGCTGGACGAAGCAGAGCCCGCGGATGCCCTTGAGCTCACCCAGATGGTCGAGGTCGAGGGGCTTGATGGTGCCGATGGGCTCCTGGGTGACCTTCACATGGCCCCCGCCGATGGGGTAGAACCCCCTCTCGATGATCTCGGCGTGTGCATCGATGCCCATCCTCTTCATCAGAGGAAAGAGCACCATGTTGTAGCTGTCGATGGGAGGTGCCCACATGACGTTGGTCCCTCCCCTGAGGTCGAGGTTGAACGGGGTCTCGTAATCCCTGGCGGCCAGAAGAGTGGCCTGCACAACCAGGGAGATGCTGCCGGCGGTGCCGATGTCCAGAGCTATGTCGGGGACGCGGTCGTTCCCGGGTTCCACGAGGAGTTCGGAGGACCCGATCTGGTTGCCGGTGATCTTGGAACCCGTCATCTTGGCGATGGCGGCGACGGCAGTGGTGTGCTGCTTCGACAGCCCGTTGGTGGGGCGGTTCTCCCTGATGCGGGTGAGACGGGTAACGGTATGCGTGAGCGTTGCGAGAGCAACGGACGTACGCACCATCTGTCCACCTCCTTCGCCGCGAGAGCTGTCGATTTCCTTGACCATATCAGCCAACCGTAGTTTGTCGCGATTATTAATGGTACCGCTGTTAGTCGCGCAAAAATGGGAGAAATATGGTGCGACTGCCGGGAATCGAACCCGGGTCAAAAGCTTGGGAAGCTCTC
This is a stretch of genomic DNA from Thermoplasmatales archaeon BRNA1. It encodes these proteins:
- a CDS encoding RNA 3'-phosphate cyclase encodes the protein MVKEIDSSRGEGGGQMVRTSVALATLTHTVTRLTRIRENRPTNGLSKQHTTAVAAIAKMTGSKITGNQIGSSELLVEPGNDRVPDIALDIGTAGSISLVVQATLLAARDYETPFNLDLRGGTNVMWAPPIDSYNMVLFPLMKRMGIDAHAEIIERGFYPIGGGHVKVTQEPIGTIKPLDLDHLGELKGIRGLCFVQHLSDRIGQDMMDACRRVFEPEYPIEIEYQKCEGTSRGAGMVLVAEYENGLLSSNVLSSKGHSAHQSGLDAASDLLQEMRTGSTVDIHTADQLLPYMAMADGKSEFIVSRISKHLLSQMDTLESFLDVRFGVERKDDGYHFTVTPGANGI